A DNA window from Betta splendens chromosome 6, fBetSpl5.4, whole genome shotgun sequence contains the following coding sequences:
- the wt1a gene encoding WT1 transcription factor a isoform X3, protein MASDIRDLNTLLPAVQASPSPGCPALPVSTAPQWAPVLDFHTAASPYSSLAAPHSSLGPHSFIKQEPTWGATSDPHHHDTDPHCGLSAFTVHFSGQFTGTGACRYGAAFGAPPPAPAASQPPSVAAPHHHQPPSRMFSNTPYLTNCMDTQQAARNQTGYSTVAFDGTGNYSHTPTHHSSQFSNHSFKHEDALTQQNTIGEQQYVPPVPPPVYGCHTPSDSCTGSQALLLRNPYNSHTAGYDSDPSAPMLYSCSTQYRIHTHGVFRGIQDVRRVPGIAPAIVRSEGSEKRPFMCAYPGCNKRYFKLSHLQMHGRKHTGEKPYQCDFADCGRGFSRSDQLKRHQRRHTGVKPFECERCQRKFSRSDHLKTHTRTHTGKTSEKPFNCRWPNCQKKFARSDELVRHHNMHQRNLTKLQLAI, encoded by the exons ATGGCTTCAGACATACGTGACCTGAACACTCTGCTACCTGCGGTCCAGGCCAGCCCCAGCCCTGGCTGCCCAGCCTTACCCGTCTCTACGGCCCCTCAGTGGGCTCCTGTTCTGGACTTCCATACTGCTGCGTCCCCTTATTCCTCGCTAGCTGCACCCCACTCCTCTCTGGGACCACACTCTTTCATTAAGCAGGAGCCCACCTGGGGAGCCACCAGTGACCCCCACCACCATGACACTGACCCCCACTGTGGTCTCAGTGCCTTTACGGTCCACTTCTCGGGACAGTTCACAGGCACAGGGGCCTGTAGGTACGGGGCAGCCTTTGGggcacctccacctgctccagcagccagcCAGCCCCCGTCTGTGGCTGCCCCGCATCACCACCAGCCGCCCAGCAGGATGTTCAGCAACACTCCGTACCTGACCAACTGCATGGATACACAGCAGGCAGCCCGCAACCAGACAG GTTACAGCACGGTTGCATTTGATGGTACTGGTAATTACAGTCACACTCCGAcgcaccacagctcccagttttCCAACCACTCCTTCAAACATGAAGATGCACTAACTCAGCAGAATACTATAG GTGAGCAGCAGTATGTGCCCCCGGTGCCTCCTCCGGTCTATGGATGCCACACGCCTTCAGACAGCTGTACAGGCAGCCAGGCCCTGCTGCTGAGAAACCCGTATaacag CCACACAGCCGGCTACGACAGCGACCCCAGCGCGCCCATGCTGTACAGCTGCAGCACGCAGtaccgcatacacacacacggagtCTTCAGAGGCATACAG GATGTAAGGCGGGTTCCGGGCATCGCTCCTGCCATAGTGCGTTCCGAAGGCAGCGAGAAGCGTCCGTTCATGTGCGCCTACCCTGGATGCAACAAACGCTACTTCAAGCTGTCGCATCTGCAGATGCACGGTCGGAAACACACAG gagagaaaccttaccAGTGCGACTTCGCCGACTGTGGCCGAGGTTTCTCTCGCTCTGACCAGCTCAAACGGCACCAGAGGAGACACACAG GAGTTAAACCCTTCGAATGCGAGAGGTGTCAGAGAAAATTCTCACGGTCTGATCACCTTAAGACACACACCCGGACTCATACAGGTAAAACAA GTGAGAAGCCCTTTAACTGCCGGTGGCCAAACTGCCAGAAGAAGTTTGCCAGAAGTGATGAACTGGTGCGGCACCACAACATGCACCAGAGGAACCTCACTAAGCTCCAGCTGGCCATATGA
- the wt1a gene encoding WT1 transcription factor a isoform X2: MASDIRDLNTLLPAVQASPSPGCPALPVSTAPQWAPVLDFHTAASPYSSLAAPHSSLGPHSFIKQEPTWGATSDPHHHDTDPHCGLSAFTVHFSGQFTGTGACRYGAAFGAPPPAPAASQPPSVAAPHHHQPPSRMFSNTPYLTNCMDTQQAARNQTGYSTVAFDGTGNYSHTPTHHSSQFSNHSFKHEDALTQQNTIGEQQYVPPVPPPVYGCHTPSDSCTGSQALLLRNPYNSGENLYQMTSQLECVAWNPVNTLASTIKSHTAGYDSDPSAPMLYSCSTQYRIHTHGVFRGIQDVRRVPGIAPAIVRSEGSEKRPFMCAYPGCNKRYFKLSHLQMHGRKHTGEKPYQCDFADCGRGFSRSDQLKRHQRRHTGVKPFECERCQRKFSRSDHLKTHTRTHTGEKPFNCRWPNCQKKFARSDELVRHHNMHQRNLTKLQLAI; this comes from the exons ATGGCTTCAGACATACGTGACCTGAACACTCTGCTACCTGCGGTCCAGGCCAGCCCCAGCCCTGGCTGCCCAGCCTTACCCGTCTCTACGGCCCCTCAGTGGGCTCCTGTTCTGGACTTCCATACTGCTGCGTCCCCTTATTCCTCGCTAGCTGCACCCCACTCCTCTCTGGGACCACACTCTTTCATTAAGCAGGAGCCCACCTGGGGAGCCACCAGTGACCCCCACCACCATGACACTGACCCCCACTGTGGTCTCAGTGCCTTTACGGTCCACTTCTCGGGACAGTTCACAGGCACAGGGGCCTGTAGGTACGGGGCAGCCTTTGGggcacctccacctgctccagcagccagcCAGCCCCCGTCTGTGGCTGCCCCGCATCACCACCAGCCGCCCAGCAGGATGTTCAGCAACACTCCGTACCTGACCAACTGCATGGATACACAGCAGGCAGCCCGCAACCAGACAG GTTACAGCACGGTTGCATTTGATGGTACTGGTAATTACAGTCACACTCCGAcgcaccacagctcccagttttCCAACCACTCCTTCAAACATGAAGATGCACTAACTCAGCAGAATACTATAG GTGAGCAGCAGTATGTGCCCCCGGTGCCTCCTCCGGTCTATGGATGCCACACGCCTTCAGACAGCTGTACAGGCAGCCAGGCCCTGCTGCTGAGAAACCCGTATaacag CGGAGAAAATTTATATCAAATGACCTCTCAGTTGGAGTGTGTGGCATGGAACCCTGTCAATACACTGGCATCCACCATAAAGAG CCACACAGCCGGCTACGACAGCGACCCCAGCGCGCCCATGCTGTACAGCTGCAGCACGCAGtaccgcatacacacacacggagtCTTCAGAGGCATACAG GATGTAAGGCGGGTTCCGGGCATCGCTCCTGCCATAGTGCGTTCCGAAGGCAGCGAGAAGCGTCCGTTCATGTGCGCCTACCCTGGATGCAACAAACGCTACTTCAAGCTGTCGCATCTGCAGATGCACGGTCGGAAACACACAG gagagaaaccttaccAGTGCGACTTCGCCGACTGTGGCCGAGGTTTCTCTCGCTCTGACCAGCTCAAACGGCACCAGAGGAGACACACAG GAGTTAAACCCTTCGAATGCGAGAGGTGTCAGAGAAAATTCTCACGGTCTGATCACCTTAAGACACACACCCGGACTCATACAG GTGAGAAGCCCTTTAACTGCCGGTGGCCAAACTGCCAGAAGAAGTTTGCCAGAAGTGATGAACTGGTGCGGCACCACAACATGCACCAGAGGAACCTCACTAAGCTCCAGCTGGCCATATGA
- the wt1a gene encoding WT1 transcription factor a isoform X1 produces MASDIRDLNTLLPAVQASPSPGCPALPVSTAPQWAPVLDFHTAASPYSSLAAPHSSLGPHSFIKQEPTWGATSDPHHHDTDPHCGLSAFTVHFSGQFTGTGACRYGAAFGAPPPAPAASQPPSVAAPHHHQPPSRMFSNTPYLTNCMDTQQAARNQTGYSTVAFDGTGNYSHTPTHHSSQFSNHSFKHEDALTQQNTIGEQQYVPPVPPPVYGCHTPSDSCTGSQALLLRNPYNSGENLYQMTSQLECVAWNPVNTLASTIKSHTAGYDSDPSAPMLYSCSTQYRIHTHGVFRGIQDVRRVPGIAPAIVRSEGSEKRPFMCAYPGCNKRYFKLSHLQMHGRKHTGEKPYQCDFADCGRGFSRSDQLKRHQRRHTGVKPFECERCQRKFSRSDHLKTHTRTHTGKTSEKPFNCRWPNCQKKFARSDELVRHHNMHQRNLTKLQLAI; encoded by the exons ATGGCTTCAGACATACGTGACCTGAACACTCTGCTACCTGCGGTCCAGGCCAGCCCCAGCCCTGGCTGCCCAGCCTTACCCGTCTCTACGGCCCCTCAGTGGGCTCCTGTTCTGGACTTCCATACTGCTGCGTCCCCTTATTCCTCGCTAGCTGCACCCCACTCCTCTCTGGGACCACACTCTTTCATTAAGCAGGAGCCCACCTGGGGAGCCACCAGTGACCCCCACCACCATGACACTGACCCCCACTGTGGTCTCAGTGCCTTTACGGTCCACTTCTCGGGACAGTTCACAGGCACAGGGGCCTGTAGGTACGGGGCAGCCTTTGGggcacctccacctgctccagcagccagcCAGCCCCCGTCTGTGGCTGCCCCGCATCACCACCAGCCGCCCAGCAGGATGTTCAGCAACACTCCGTACCTGACCAACTGCATGGATACACAGCAGGCAGCCCGCAACCAGACAG GTTACAGCACGGTTGCATTTGATGGTACTGGTAATTACAGTCACACTCCGAcgcaccacagctcccagttttCCAACCACTCCTTCAAACATGAAGATGCACTAACTCAGCAGAATACTATAG GTGAGCAGCAGTATGTGCCCCCGGTGCCTCCTCCGGTCTATGGATGCCACACGCCTTCAGACAGCTGTACAGGCAGCCAGGCCCTGCTGCTGAGAAACCCGTATaacag CGGAGAAAATTTATATCAAATGACCTCTCAGTTGGAGTGTGTGGCATGGAACCCTGTCAATACACTGGCATCCACCATAAAGAG CCACACAGCCGGCTACGACAGCGACCCCAGCGCGCCCATGCTGTACAGCTGCAGCACGCAGtaccgcatacacacacacggagtCTTCAGAGGCATACAG GATGTAAGGCGGGTTCCGGGCATCGCTCCTGCCATAGTGCGTTCCGAAGGCAGCGAGAAGCGTCCGTTCATGTGCGCCTACCCTGGATGCAACAAACGCTACTTCAAGCTGTCGCATCTGCAGATGCACGGTCGGAAACACACAG gagagaaaccttaccAGTGCGACTTCGCCGACTGTGGCCGAGGTTTCTCTCGCTCTGACCAGCTCAAACGGCACCAGAGGAGACACACAG GAGTTAAACCCTTCGAATGCGAGAGGTGTCAGAGAAAATTCTCACGGTCTGATCACCTTAAGACACACACCCGGACTCATACAGGTAAAACAA GTGAGAAGCCCTTTAACTGCCGGTGGCCAAACTGCCAGAAGAAGTTTGCCAGAAGTGATGAACTGGTGCGGCACCACAACATGCACCAGAGGAACCTCACTAAGCTCCAGCTGGCCATATGA
- the wt1a gene encoding WT1 transcription factor a isoform X4 — protein sequence MASDIRDLNTLLPAVQASPSPGCPALPVSTAPQWAPVLDFHTAASPYSSLAAPHSSLGPHSFIKQEPTWGATSDPHHHDTDPHCGLSAFTVHFSGQFTGTGACRYGAAFGAPPPAPAASQPPSVAAPHHHQPPSRMFSNTPYLTNCMDTQQAARNQTGYSTVAFDGTGNYSHTPTHHSSQFSNHSFKHEDALTQQNTIGEQQYVPPVPPPVYGCHTPSDSCTGSQALLLRNPYNSHTAGYDSDPSAPMLYSCSTQYRIHTHGVFRGIQDVRRVPGIAPAIVRSEGSEKRPFMCAYPGCNKRYFKLSHLQMHGRKHTGEKPYQCDFADCGRGFSRSDQLKRHQRRHTGVKPFECERCQRKFSRSDHLKTHTRTHTGEKPFNCRWPNCQKKFARSDELVRHHNMHQRNLTKLQLAI from the exons ATGGCTTCAGACATACGTGACCTGAACACTCTGCTACCTGCGGTCCAGGCCAGCCCCAGCCCTGGCTGCCCAGCCTTACCCGTCTCTACGGCCCCTCAGTGGGCTCCTGTTCTGGACTTCCATACTGCTGCGTCCCCTTATTCCTCGCTAGCTGCACCCCACTCCTCTCTGGGACCACACTCTTTCATTAAGCAGGAGCCCACCTGGGGAGCCACCAGTGACCCCCACCACCATGACACTGACCCCCACTGTGGTCTCAGTGCCTTTACGGTCCACTTCTCGGGACAGTTCACAGGCACAGGGGCCTGTAGGTACGGGGCAGCCTTTGGggcacctccacctgctccagcagccagcCAGCCCCCGTCTGTGGCTGCCCCGCATCACCACCAGCCGCCCAGCAGGATGTTCAGCAACACTCCGTACCTGACCAACTGCATGGATACACAGCAGGCAGCCCGCAACCAGACAG GTTACAGCACGGTTGCATTTGATGGTACTGGTAATTACAGTCACACTCCGAcgcaccacagctcccagttttCCAACCACTCCTTCAAACATGAAGATGCACTAACTCAGCAGAATACTATAG GTGAGCAGCAGTATGTGCCCCCGGTGCCTCCTCCGGTCTATGGATGCCACACGCCTTCAGACAGCTGTACAGGCAGCCAGGCCCTGCTGCTGAGAAACCCGTATaacag CCACACAGCCGGCTACGACAGCGACCCCAGCGCGCCCATGCTGTACAGCTGCAGCACGCAGtaccgcatacacacacacggagtCTTCAGAGGCATACAG GATGTAAGGCGGGTTCCGGGCATCGCTCCTGCCATAGTGCGTTCCGAAGGCAGCGAGAAGCGTCCGTTCATGTGCGCCTACCCTGGATGCAACAAACGCTACTTCAAGCTGTCGCATCTGCAGATGCACGGTCGGAAACACACAG gagagaaaccttaccAGTGCGACTTCGCCGACTGTGGCCGAGGTTTCTCTCGCTCTGACCAGCTCAAACGGCACCAGAGGAGACACACAG GAGTTAAACCCTTCGAATGCGAGAGGTGTCAGAGAAAATTCTCACGGTCTGATCACCTTAAGACACACACCCGGACTCATACAG GTGAGAAGCCCTTTAACTGCCGGTGGCCAAACTGCCAGAAGAAGTTTGCCAGAAGTGATGAACTGGTGCGGCACCACAACATGCACCAGAGGAACCTCACTAAGCTCCAGCTGGCCATATGA